TCTGGGCGAATTCCCAGATCCGTTCGGTGAAGCTCTCACCGAGTGCGTGAGTAACACCGCCGCCAATGACAATAATTTCGGGGCTCAGAAAATTGATGACACTGGCAATACTGCAGCCGATTGCACGCGAAGCATCTTCGACAATCTGTACGGCAATTGGATCATCGGCTTCGTAAAATTCCGAAAGACTCGAACTTTTCAGAGTCGGTAAAACGATGTCTTTCCAGGGTTTGCGAACTTTCTTAGGAGCGTCGTCCAGGAGTTCTTTGGCGCGTTTCATCATGTTTTTGCGCCCAGCGATATCTTCGAGTTCCGATCCGCGTCGCCAGTGAATGACGATATGCCCGATTTCGCCGGCATGGCCGTTGAAGCCGTGGTAGAGTTCGCCGTTGAGAATGAGTCCGCCGCCCACGCCGGTGCCTGCGAAGATTCCAAAAACGTTTTTAGCCCCCTTGGCGGCTCCCAGGGTCCATTCGCCGTAGGTTCCCATACGAACGTCGTTATCGACGATGACCGGCCATTTCCAAGCTTTGGGCATCAACGGCTTCAGGTCGTAGTCCCGCCAGTTGAGATTGGGAGCGTAGCGTACGAAACTGCTGTTGGGTTGAATCTGACCCGGCACGGCGAAGCCCATGCCACGAATTTCCGCAGTATCGACCTTATTTTCTGTGATTAATTCCTGCACGCTTTCGGTAATACGCTGCAGAACCGCTTCCCCTCCCTGGTCGGCGTCGGTATGTTTTTTGATTTTGGAAATCAATTTCAGTTTGGAATCAAACAGCCCGGAGAGAATTTTGGTTCCACCCAGATCGATTCCAATCCAATAGGAATTTGCCATCAACGTACCTGCGGAGGGTAAGAATTTGAACGTACCTGAAAAGTCTTTTTAGCGATTTTGCAAAGATTTGAAGAGATGGCCCAGGAGGGACTCGAACCCACACACCTTTTGGGTACTCGATTTTGAATCGAGCGCGTCTGCCATTCCGCCACTAGGCCATGTTCTGAAAAGATACCTGTCTTTGGGCGAAAGGACAAGAGACGAAATGAACGGGTTCGCAGTTTTCTCCGTAATGACTGGATAACACTTTAATTTCCTTCCGTCCCTTGTTTCAGACCATGGGGCAGATAGAAAAGTTAAACCGAGAAAGACTAGTGAAATTTAGAATATTTGGAGGATTCAGCGTGTTGAAACTGCGATTGGCCTCTTTGCTTGGGCTGATGCTTCTGTTCGGGGTTACCTTCTCGCAAGCTCAAGAAGCCAAAAAAGACGCTGCGAAGAAGGACCCACCCAAAGTCGAGCCTAAAGCCGAACCCAAAGCGGAAGCCAAGGCGCCCACCCCTTCGGCCGATGGGAAAGTGGACTTCACCTGGAAACTGGAAAAAGACAAGGTTTTCTACCAATCCACCACCACTTCCACGACCCAGAGCATCAAAGTGATGGGCATGGATGTGAACCAGACTCAGGAACAGGTTTTCTACTTCAAATGGCAGCCATTGAAGGAAGAAGGCAAAAAGTGGACGATCAAGCAGACTATCGAAGGTCTGAAGATGAAGATCGATCTGGCGGGTAATCCGATCGCCTTCGACTCCGAAACTTCTGCTCCCGCCGGCTCCCAGACCCAGCTCTCCGACTTCTTCAAATCCTTGAAAAACAGCGAGTTTGTGCTGACGCTCAACGAAAAGATGAAAGTGGAAAAGGTAGAAGGTCGCGAAGAGTTTCTGAAGAAGCTGGGCCAGGCTAATGCTCAGATGGAAGCTCTTTTGAAAACCATTCTGACTGAAGATGCCATGAAGCAGGTGACCGATCCTACCTTTGGCTTCATTCCGCCGGAACCCAAGAAGATTGGCGAAAGCTGGAAGGTCACTACGACCCTCAATCTGGGACCGATTGGGACTTACGACAACACCTCTACCTACACCTACAAGGCCAAGGAATCCGACGAAAGACATATCATTGAAGTGGTTTCCGAAGTGACCTACAAGGCTCCGACCGATAATAGCGCCGGCCTGCCTTTCAAGATCAAATCGGCCGACCTGAAGACCAAAGATAAGACTCCTGGTCAGATCGTTTACAACGCCAAAGCCGGCCGTGTGGACGAAGCTCGCATGGTTCTGAAAATTACGGGCAGCATGAAGATTGAAATCGGCGGTAACGAGACCCCGGTGGAACTCAATCAGGATCAGACCACTGTCGTTAAGATTTCCGACAAGAGCTTTGTGACTGAAAAGAAGTAATTGCGGACTTTCGTAAGCTAAACTAATTGAAACTTAGGGGTGCCGATGGCACCCCTTTTTCGTTGCGGGAGGTCGGATTTCCATGCGATATGCAATAATCGGCTCGGCCGGGCAACTTGGGACAGCGCTTCAAAAATTACTCGGGAATCAGGCCATTCCCTTGACGCGGGCCGATTTTGACGCTATCGACGCGGCTTCCCTGCGACGCAAATTGACCGAACTTCAGCCTACTCATCTGATCAATTGCTCTGCCTACAATTTCGTGGATAAAGCGGAACAGGAACCTGAAGTAGCCTTCCGGTCCAACGCCTGGGCCGTACGCGATATGGCCACGATTTGCTCGGAATTGAGCGCAAAATTCGTCCATGTCAGTACCGATTACGTGTTCGGTTTAGACACTACCCGAACGATTCCTTTTCGAGAGACAGACGCTCCTGGGCCTGTGAGCGTTTATGGGGTTAGCAAATTGACCGGGGAGTATTTCGCGCAGACTTACTCCGCGAATCACCTGGTTATTCGCACCTGTGGACTCTATGGCGTTCGCCAGGTGCAAAGTGGCAAGGGCACGAACTTCGTGGATACCATGCGGAATCTGGCCCGGGCCGGTAAGGCCTTAAAAGTGATTAACGATCAGCACTGCACTCCGAGTTTCGTGGAGCATGTCGCCCAGGCCTTGGTGGAGATGCTCCACAACGACTTAAAGGGGCTTTATCACGTCACTAACAGTGGCCAGACAAACTGGTATGAATTTGCGAAGACGATTTTCGAACTCAGCGGTATCCAGGCCAATCTCAGCCCCACAACCGCGGCTGAATATGCCAATCAATTTCCTATCGAAAAACGGCCCGCCCGAAGGCCGGGATATTCCGTGCTCTCCTGCGATAAGCTTCTCGCTGGAAATGTTAAGCAACTTCCGGACTGGCGGGCAGGTCTGGCCGATTATCTGAAATCCGTCTAATGATAATTGTGATAAAATAGCTTGCAAGTAGTGCTATATTATTTTATAATACATATTGAGAATCAATCTCAATAAGATAGAATCATGAAACCACTATCGAAAATCGAAATTGGTAAGTGTTGTCGAGTCGTGGGCATCGAGGGCCAACCCGATCTTTGCCAGCGATTGATGGAAATGGGGATCTGCGAAGGGGATAAAGTCTCCGTGGTGCGTAAAGCCCCCTTGGGTGATCCCACCGAATATCATTTTGGCTGCAACCGCATTAGCCTCCGGCAAGTGGAAGCCTCAGCCATTCTGGTGGAGCCGACCTGAAGTTCATGACCGGGACAAAAAAAATACGTGTGGCGCTTCTCGGGAATCCAAACACCGGTAAGACGACACTGTTTAATGCCCTAACCGGTTTAAAGCAGCATGTAGGGAACTATCCCGGCATCACGATCGAAATCAAAACCGGCATTTCCCGTTTTGAAGATGTTGAATTCGAAGTAATCGATTTACCTGGCACTTATAGCCTCGCGGCTCGCTCTCCGGATGAGTTGATTGCCCTGGAATTACTTCTGGGTTTAAGGCCGGGCGAAGCGCCTCCCGACGCGATAATTTCCATAGTCGATGCGACGAACTTGGAACGGCATCTCTATCTGGCCGGGCAACTTTTCGACTTGCAGATTCCGATGGTTATGGCCGTCAATTTTATTGATGAAGCCAAGGCTAAAGGAATTGAAATCGAGTTCGAGCATCTCAGCGAACGGCTCGGTATCGCCGTTATCCCGATCCAGGCAAACAAAGGCATCAATCTCGATCGGTTGAAGTCCGCGCTCTATTCGGCCGTCCTCGATAAACGCATTCCCGACAAACTGCCTGCTCCCGAAGAGTTCGAACAGGCCAAGAAAAAATTGCACGTTCTACTCCCGACTGCGCCCCCCGTGCTGGTGCGACGACTTTTGATCGACGTTGGCGGGTATCTGGAAAAAACCTATCTGCCGCGAACCAATCTGGAATTTCGCGAGGAACTCGCAGCAAGTCGGGACAGACTGGCCACTTTCGGGCATGCACTTCCCACGGCGGATGTACGCCGGCGATTCGATCAGATTCGGCACATTCTCAAGGGAATTATTACCCGACCGGATGTCCACGTCCGACAGTTCCGGGATCGTCTCGATGCCATCTTTACCCATAAAGTGTGGGGGACGCTGGTCTTCTTCCTGGCAATGTTCTGCCTGTTCCAATCGATTTTCAGTTGGGCCGAACCGGCGAAATCGGTTATTGAGTTCGGTCAGGATTGGCTGACGAGACAAGTGGAATCGGCCATGTCCGCCGGCCCGCTTCGCTCTTTACTTTCCGAAGGAATCATTAAAGGGGTGGGCAGCGTTCTGGTTTTCCTTCCCCAGATTCTGGTACTGTTTGTTTTCATTAGCGTTATGGAAGACTGCGGCTATCTGGCACGAGCAGCCTTCCTGATGGACAAATTGATGTCCGGCTGCGGGTTACACGGTCGGTCTTTCATTCCGCTGCTGTCTTCGCTCGCTTGCGCAGTTCCGGGCATTATGTCGACCCGGGTGATCGAAAACCATCGGGATCGCCTGACGACGATTCTGGTCGCCCCGTTGATGAGTTGTTCGGCCCGCCTGCCGCTGTACGTTTTGATTATCGGCACTTTCCTTTCAGATCCCTGGTGGCTGCCCGGCCTGACGTTATTTGGAGTTTATCTGCTCGGCTTCATAGCCGCACCGCTGTTCGCACTGCTATTTAAACGGACGATTCTCCGCGGTCCGAGGCCGTTATTTGTGATGGAAATGCCACCGTTACGGCGACCGACTCTTCGAAATGTCTTCCGGCGGGTCTACGATGCGGGGAGGGCTTTTGTAATGCGAGCCGGTACAGTGATTCTCGCCGCCATGATTCTGGTTTGGGCTTCGCTTTACTTCCCGAATAAAGATTTAAATGGGGTTCCCTACGAAGATCACCTCGAATTGATTTCCGAGAAGATCGATCATGCGAAAGAGCAGGGGGCCGAAGGAGAGGCGACCGTCGAAAAGCTGGAGGAAGAGAAAAATCAACTCTTCTACAATTGGCGAAAAGAAAGTTACCTGGGCCGAGTCGGACAGTGGATGGAACCGGTATTTCGACCTCTGGGTTGGGATTGGAAGATCGGCGTTGCAGCTTTGGCCAGTTTCCCTGCTCGGGAAGTGGTGGTAGGAACTCTCGGGATCCTTTATAAGCAGGGCGAAGTTGAAACGAAGGATCAGCAGATTTCTGAAGTGGGGGAGACGCCGCTGGCCAAAGCGATTCGAAGCGACTGGAGCGAGGAGCCAAGCCGCAACAAGTACCGCATTGCTACTGCCGTCTCATTGATCGTTTTCTTCGCGTTCTGCTGCCAATGCGTTTCCACGCTGGCGGTCATCCGCCGCGAGACGCAATCCTTACTGTGGCCGACCTTTACATTCGTTTATATGACTGCTTTGGCTTACCTGGCGTCGATGGCTACCTTCCAGATCGGTCGGCTTATTATCGACAGGAGTGTATGACCATGCTCGACTGGCAAACCGCGATAACTGGTACTCTGATACTCGGGGCCGCCCTGTTTGTAATCCGGCAGTTCTATCTGTCGCTATTTGGCGGTCGAAGTGCTTGTGCCAGTTGCGGCAATTGTTCGAACAAATTTCCGGAACCGGTTCAGGATTCCCGGCGGATTTCCCTGCTCTAATTCGTCTGTTCCGAGACGCTCTTCCACCATTGCTTCACGGTGTATTCGGCCGACTTGCGTAATGGCTCGAAGGATTCCTTGGTCGATTCTCCCATGCTGGTGAAAGCTACCGAAATCGGTTGCCAGGATGGAATCGCATCCGAAGCCCGAAAAGACTTGATTTTCAACAGTTTGGAAGGGATCTCCAAGGGGGTTTCCGCGGCACGCAAAGTCGCGGTAGCAACATCGTTGCCGATTGTCTCCCATTGCTTCAGGGCGGATTTCAGATCTTCGGCCTTGGTGTTTGGAGGCTTAATCGAGACGTCATTGTTCCTGGCCGGTCGTTCCCGCAGATAGACGGCGATAGCGAGAGCCGCGGCCACGGCGAAAGCACCGAATGTCATCCTCTGAACCCGAATCCAGCGATCCCTTTGCAATCGAGTCATTACGAAAGCGGAAGTCACACGCTTTGGTGGGCGCGGGGTCGATTGGTATTCTGGCAGTCGCGACAAAATCGCGAAGCCCTTCTGAATCGATTGACAGCGATCGCAGGACTCCAGGTGGTCTTTCGAAAGGGCCGAAAGCTCCCGGGCATCGCCATCCAGAATGAGATTCCATTCCTGGTCGAAGGCGGAGCAAGCCGTTGGGTTTTTGTTAAATTCGGACATCATTTTGAGATATTTCCAGCATTCCGCGGGATCGCAGAGTTTCCAACACTTCTAATCGGGCACGGTGCAACCAGGTCTTAATCGTTCCAACAGGCTTGCCAATGGCCTCTGAAATGGAGAGGTAATCGAGAGCTTCCTCGTGGTAAAGAATGAAAACCTGACGGTAATCTTCTCGGAGAAGTTTCACAGCCCGGGAGATTTCTCTCGCCATTTCATTCGATTCTTCGCCAGTTTTCCGGTCTGCCAATTCACTATCGCTTTCCAACTGAACGGTCGATTTTCGCCGGCTCGAAAGCCAGGTGCGACAGCGGTTGGCTGTAACCTGAAGAATCCAGGGTTTCAGCGGGCGGCTGGAATCCCATCGGTGCAAATAGCGGAAAATCCTCAGGAACGATTCCTGATAGATATCTTCGGCATCCGAACGATTGCCCAGCATCCTAAAACAGAGGCGGAAAACATCATCGTGAAATCGTTGGATGAAATCGGTGAACGCCTGAGACTCTTTACGCAGGCAGGCCGCGACCAGTGTCTCTTCGCTTTGCACGGTTCTTCCTAGATAGGATTACCTGAGGGGAGGGGAGCTAAGTTTCAAAAAAATTACTTTCGCTGGGCATCGCGCAAAAGATCCATCACTTCCTGGGGTTCAGCTTCCCGAAGTGTCTTACCGCGCTTTTCGAGGGCTTCCTCGAACCGAATGGCCGTTTCCTGCATGCGTTCGTGGGTTTCCGCCGAACCGCCGATCAGAAGAAACTGTTCCGATTGAGTGATGCGCTTTTGATTGTCCGTACCATCCAGACCGACACCCAAAAGCCCCACAACTTCGACCTTACTCTTTTCTAACCGATTATGCATGGTAAACCTTTCCCAGGAGGTATCTCAAAATTATACTTCACTCTCGGAACTTCGGTAGGCAAATAATAGTCGGGAACTCTAGGCAAATCCCGGAAATAGCGTGTTGCAGATAAGGCCTTCAAGCGTTACGATAGCTCCATCTATTTATTCTCTATTAATTCACCGGTATTTGAGTCGATCATGGCCTATTTGATACTGCTCAAGTCCCCCGATGGGACAAATCAGGGTGAGCGGGTTAACCTGGCCCAGGATTTGGTGGTCTTAGGCCGCAGCCCGGAAGAGTGCGATATCGTCCTTCCGTTGAACGCCGTCAGCCGAAAGCACGCTCAGATTTCCTACGAAAGCGGCACTCATCACATCGAGGACCTCAACAGCCGCAATAAAACTTTCGTTAACAACAAGCAGATTGCAGGCCGCACGCCATTAAAAGACGGGGATGGCGTAAAAATCTGTGATTTTCTCTACTGCTATCGCGATGAGAGCAAGCAGGTCGTTAAGTCGAATTTACTCGAACTACCCAAGGATCTCCGCAAATTCGATGAATCGACCGATCTGAATGCCAACGAAGATTTCTCCAGTACAACGGTCGAAGCGACTCTCAATCGAGGGCTGGCCTCGAACTTTTTGGAGACCCAGCCTTCCGAGAAACTGAGAGCCATTCTTCACATTAGTGCCGCCCTCAGCAAGACGCTGGACATCAAGCTCCTTCTGCCGCAGATCGCCGATGAACTTTTCGCGATTTTTCGACAGGCCGACCGCTGTTTCATCATTCAGCTGGATGAGACCAATAATCAGCTCATTCCCGTCGTAATGAAAACGCGTCGGCCGATGCCGGGTGGTGATCGGTTCAGCCGGACGATCGTTCGAAAATGCCTGGAATCCTTACAGTCTTATCTGAGCGAAGACGCTTCTTCGGATGCCAATGTGGGTTTAGCTCAGTCGATTGCGGAATTTCGCATTCGCTCGGTCATGTGCGTTCCACTGGCTACCCAGGATGGCCAACCCCTGGGTGTTATTCAACTCGATAGCCAGGATCGAACTAAGAAGTTTAATCAAGAGGATCTGAAACTTCTGGTCTGCGTGGCCAACCAGGCCTCGGTCTCTCTGGAGAACGCCCGGCTGCACGAATCGCTGGTCAAACAGCAGAAACTGGAAGAAGAAAATAAAGCGGCCACCAAAGTTCAGCGCGGCTTCCTGCCGCAAAAATTCCCCAAACTGCTGGGCTACACTTTCTACGCTCATTATCTCGCAGCCCGTACCGTGGGCGGGGACTATTACGATTTCATTGAATTGAATGATGGTCGCGTCGCCGTCTTACTCGGGGACGTTTCGGGTAAAGGGGTGCCGGCGGCCTTGCTCATGGCTCGATTGAGCGGCGAGGCGCGGGTTTGCATCCTGACCCAGAAGACGGTCGGTCAGGCCATCACCAAGTTGAACGAACAGTTGATGCAGGCCAATCTCGAGGATCGTTATGTAACGCTGGCCGCCGTGGTGATCGATGCGGAGAAAAATGAAATTACCATGGTCAACGCCGGGCATCTGTCCCCCTGGATATACCGGCACGCCGAGCAGAAGCTCGAAAAGTGCTTCGATAAGGACACAGGCGATTTTCCCATCGGTTGGGTGCCCGGATTCGAGTATTCCGAACACAAATTCGTTCTGGGGGAGGGGGACAGTTTCATCATGTTTACCGATGGAATTGAGGATGCCCAACCCGCAAATGGCGTGCGTTTTGGCACGGAACGTGTACAATCTACTATCGAGCAGACGACCGTTACAGCCGGTCCGCTTACCGCCAAGGATATCGGAACGTTACTGATTAAGGCGGTACAAACGCATGCTGCGGGTCATCCGCAATTTGACGATATCGCACTGGTATGTTTTGGTCGAGTTGACAAGGATTACGTGACTACGGCCTCATCTACGAAATATTAAAGCTATGATGAGTAATAGGCCGGCTTCGAAAATCACATCATACCGGCGAGCTTGTTGATACCGTTCAGTTGAGGAAAGTGGAAAGCAAACTTATGAGTGGCACCACCGTTCTGCCAGAATTGGAAGTGGAAGAGGAAGTACGGGTACGCAGGCAGCCCCCTTACCACGTAATTCTTCTGAATGATGACGACCATTCCTATGCTTACGTGATCGAAATGTTGCGGGAGTTGTTCGGTTACACGATCGAAAAAGGGTTTTTACTGGCCGAAGAAGTGGATAAAAAAGGTCGCGTTATTGTTTGCACGACCTCTCTGGAACGGGCGGAACTCAAGCAGGAACAGATTCATGCCTATGGTCCGGATCCGCTCATCGAACGCTGCAAAGGTTCGATGACCGCAATCATCGAACCGAGTGAGTGAAACCGGTCTCAGCTGGGGCCGGCCACTTTAACCGATTTGATCACAATGGGGGTCAAGGGCACGTCGCCATTACCGCCTTTGTTGCCCACTTCGACTGCCTTAATCTTGTCCACGACGTCCATCCCCTTAATCACACGACCGAAGACCGCATAACCCACGCCATCCCGGGCGTTGGCTTTGTTCAGAAAATCGTTATCTTTCACGTTAATGAAGAATTGCGAAGTCGCGCTGTCGGGAACGCCGGTGCGGGCCATCGCCAAGGTGCCGCGATCGTTTTTCAAGCCATTTGAAGACTCGTTCTTGATGGGCGCTTTGGTCTTCTTTTCCTTCATATCCTTATCCATGCCACCGCCCTGGATCATAAAACCGTTGATGACGCGATGGAAAATCAAGCCGTCATAGTGCTTGTCATTCACGTAGCTCAGAAAATTCTTGACGGTGATCGGGGCTTTGTCTTCGAAAAGTTCGATCTCAATTTTCCCCAACGTGGTTTCCATCTCAACGACTGGATTCGAAGCGTTGGCTGAGGAAATTCCTGTCATAAGAGCCCCTAAAGCGAATAAAATGTGAAACAGTTTCATACCCATAACTCCTTTAAGATCGGGTGTTGTCCAATTGCCATTTTAGATTCACCCAGCTTCAAGGAAATGGTTTTTATATTCAAACGCGGCAAAACCAGAAAAGAATTTGACGCGATTTCGAGAGCTGAAAATATGAAATTCCTCGTCATTTTTTTCTGCGGAGTCTTTTACGGCATGACTACTCCGGCTTTCGGCCAACCGACTTTCGCCCCCGCACCGCCCGCGCAGAAAGTTGACGAGACTGTACTAAAGAAAATCGAAGCGAAGCGTGAAGAACTACGCAAAGAGATCGCCAGCGTGAAAAACGGCGAACGGCGTACCGGCTACGCGGATGTCGCCATCTACCTCAAAGCTCTAGACTGGATCACCCGGCATAACGAATGGTTGGTGAAGGATAGCGACAAACAGGCTCTCGCCGTCGCCGAGGAGGGGTTAAAACGTTTTAAACTCTGGAAGGAAACTCTGGTTTCGGGGAAGGAATTCTTACCAACGGCCGGCAAAATCGTGGCTCGCGGTTACATCTCCAAAATCGATGGCTCAATTCAGCCTTATCTGGTCAGCTATCCCTCGGAATACGGCAAAGACCCGCAGCATAAATGGCGATTGGATATCTCGCTGCACGGCCGCGATGCCACGCTCACCGAAGTCAAACACCTGCTGGCGAACGGGAAAAATACCCCGAAAGATCAGGCCTATGTTCAGATCTCGATTTATGGCCGGGGGAACAACGCCTATCGCTGGTCGGGCGAAACCGATGTATTCGAAGCCTTAGAGGATTTTTTGAAGAGTGAGTCGCATTACGGCCGGAAGGAATGTTTCGACCCGCAACGGATTGTCCTCAAAGGCTTCAGTATGGGAGGCGCTGGAACCTGGCATCTCGGTTTGCACTACCCCTCACTGTGGGCCGTCATGCAGCCAGGGGCCGGCTTCACCACCACGCACGGCTACGCGGATAAAAACCCAAATGATAAATACCAGTCCCCGATCGAGGAAACTCTAACGATCTATGATGCCGTGAACTATGCCGAGAACGCCCGGATGATCCCCGTGGTCGCCTACAGTGGCGAGATCGACGGTCAGAAGAAGGCGGCCGATAATATCGAAGCCATTCTCAAGAAACTCGATATTCCCATGACCCATATCATCGCGCCGAAACTGGCTCACGTTCCGCCCAAAGGAGAATTCCTGAGTCGGATCGAATCGGAATTTGAAAAGTACATCGGACCGGGGAAGGGGAAGGATCTCTACCCCGAGGAAGTCAACTATGTGACCTATACGCTGAAGTATCCCAAAGCTTCGAGTTGGATCTTCCTGACGGGCTTGGACGAGCACTATAAAAAGGCCCGCATTCATGCGAGCCGACGCGGTAATGTCTGCACGATAACGACCGAGAATATCTCGAGTTTCGAGATTCCGCTGTCGGATTGCCCCTTCAAAATCTCGGAAGTGAAGATCGACGGACGGGAAGTTCCCATCACTACTGGTAAGACTCTCTGGTTTGAGAAGCGAGGTAAAGACTGGGAACAAAAATCGCGGGAATTGGATCTTCCCTATCCCGGACGGAAGACCGCTCATCATCAGGGCCCAATCGACGATGCTTTTACCAGTCCCTTCCTCTGTATTCGACCCAGTCAGTCGGGTTATTCGGCAGAGACCGATACCGCCGTGAAGTCGATTCTGGCGCATTTTGGTAAGGATTGGGATAAGCAGCTGCGCGGCAAATTGCCGGAGAAACTGGGGAAAGATTTATCCCCTGCCGATCTCGAAAAGAACCTGATCCTTTTCGGCGACCCGCAGAGCAATCCTCTCATTCGTCAGATTCTTGAGAAACTTCCGGTGAAATGGGATGCCAAGAAAATTCAAATCGGCGGCCAGGAATTCAGCAGTGCCGATCATCTCCCCGTACTGGTCTATCCGAACCCACTCTCCCGGGGAAAGAGCTACGTGGTGATCAATAGCGGTCATACTTTTGGCGAAAAGGAATTCGAGGGCACCAATGCCTTGCTGTATCCTCGTATCGGGGACTACGGAGTTCTGAAGTGGAACAGCATGGATAAGAAGACAGAGACCGTCTTGAACGGCCTCTGGGATGAACGTTGGAGTTTGAAAAACTAGTGCTTACTTGATGTAGAGACCTCGCCCGCAGTTGGGGCAGACCGTAAACTTCCCCGCCGTAATATCGTGAATGAACTGCTGGGTGACAGAAGTGTGGCAGAACGAACAGGCACTGTTCTCCAGCGGGACCACGCATTCCGCGCTGAATGCTTTGACCAAGCGGTCGTAGAGCGGTCGAATGAGAGGATCGAGTTTTTTCTCTTCCACGGTCAATTCGCCAGTCGATTTTTTGAGATCGGCCTGCAAGCGGGCCAGTCGATCCTTACCTTCGGCCTGATAGGTGATGAAATCCGCCTGTGCCTTTTTCAGTGCGGCGTCCAATTCGGGGATTTTGGCCTGCCGTTCCTCGATCTCGCTGATCAAGAGGATCGATTCTTCCTCTGTGGTCGCGATGGTCTGCTTGGTATGCGCTATTTGATGGCTGAGGGCATCCATCTGTTTTTGTTCGCTGGCTTCGTTGAGCTGAGTTTCGTAGCGGGCCAGTTGCTGATAAGCCGTTTTGGTCGAAAGTTCTTTTTCTTTGAAGGTGACTTGAAGCTTTTTGAGCTCGTCGTGGGCAAGCTTCAAACCTGCTTCTTGCTTCTGAAGCTTGGTTTGATGGGCTTTTAGAACGCGGGGCCCGCGTTCTATCTCCGCCTGGAGGTCGCGAATAAAAATGCGGAGACGATGTATCTCCGCAAGTAGTGTTCCTAATTCTGTTGCCATATCTATTGATCTACAGGGGAGTTCAATTCCTGCAATCTTTACTTGTGGGAATTGTCCACGAAACCTTCCAGTTGGCGGCTTCGCACGGGGTGCTGAAGCTTCCGAACCGCTTTGGCTTCGATCTGCCGGACGCGTTCCCGGGTCACTTTGAAAATACGCCCAACCTCTTCCAGGGTATAGGTATAGCCATCCCCCAGCCCGTAG
The genomic region above belongs to Telmatocola sphagniphila and contains:
- a CDS encoding ROK family protein codes for the protein MANSYWIGIDLGGTKILSGLFDSKLKLISKIKKHTDADQGGEAVLQRITESVQELITENKVDTAEIRGMGFAVPGQIQPNSSFVRYAPNLNWRDYDLKPLMPKAWKWPVIVDNDVRMGTYGEWTLGAAKGAKNVFGIFAGTGVGGGLILNGELYHGFNGHAGEIGHIVIHWRRGSELEDIAGRKNMMKRAKELLDDAPKKVRKPWKDIVLPTLKSSSLSEFYEADDPIAVQIVEDASRAIGCSIASVINFLSPEIIVIGGGVTHALGESFTERIWEFAQKYSLPKATNDVKFVTAALGDDSGIVGAAAYAKTRFEGK
- a CDS encoding DUF6263 family protein — protein: MLKLRLASLLGLMLLFGVTFSQAQEAKKDAAKKDPPKVEPKAEPKAEAKAPTPSADGKVDFTWKLEKDKVFYQSTTTSTTQSIKVMGMDVNQTQEQVFYFKWQPLKEEGKKWTIKQTIEGLKMKIDLAGNPIAFDSETSAPAGSQTQLSDFFKSLKNSEFVLTLNEKMKVEKVEGREEFLKKLGQANAQMEALLKTILTEDAMKQVTDPTFGFIPPEPKKIGESWKVTTTLNLGPIGTYDNTSTYTYKAKESDERHIIEVVSEVTYKAPTDNSAGLPFKIKSADLKTKDKTPGQIVYNAKAGRVDEARMVLKITGSMKIEIGGNETPVELNQDQTTVVKISDKSFVTEKK
- the rfbD gene encoding dTDP-4-dehydrorhamnose reductase, which encodes MRYAIIGSAGQLGTALQKLLGNQAIPLTRADFDAIDAASLRRKLTELQPTHLINCSAYNFVDKAEQEPEVAFRSNAWAVRDMATICSELSAKFVHVSTDYVFGLDTTRTIPFRETDAPGPVSVYGVSKLTGEYFAQTYSANHLVIRTCGLYGVRQVQSGKGTNFVDTMRNLARAGKALKVINDQHCTPSFVEHVAQALVEMLHNDLKGLYHVTNSGQTNWYEFAKTIFELSGIQANLSPTTAAEYANQFPIEKRPARRPGYSVLSCDKLLAGNVKQLPDWRAGLADYLKSV
- a CDS encoding FeoA family protein — its product is MKPLSKIEIGKCCRVVGIEGQPDLCQRLMEMGICEGDKVSVVRKAPLGDPTEYHFGCNRISLRQVEASAILVEPT
- the feoB gene encoding ferrous iron transport protein B, whose protein sequence is MTGTKKIRVALLGNPNTGKTTLFNALTGLKQHVGNYPGITIEIKTGISRFEDVEFEVIDLPGTYSLAARSPDELIALELLLGLRPGEAPPDAIISIVDATNLERHLYLAGQLFDLQIPMVMAVNFIDEAKAKGIEIEFEHLSERLGIAVIPIQANKGINLDRLKSALYSAVLDKRIPDKLPAPEEFEQAKKKLHVLLPTAPPVLVRRLLIDVGGYLEKTYLPRTNLEFREELAASRDRLATFGHALPTADVRRRFDQIRHILKGIITRPDVHVRQFRDRLDAIFTHKVWGTLVFFLAMFCLFQSIFSWAEPAKSVIEFGQDWLTRQVESAMSAGPLRSLLSEGIIKGVGSVLVFLPQILVLFVFISVMEDCGYLARAAFLMDKLMSGCGLHGRSFIPLLSSLACAVPGIMSTRVIENHRDRLTTILVAPLMSCSARLPLYVLIIGTFLSDPWWLPGLTLFGVYLLGFIAAPLFALLFKRTILRGPRPLFVMEMPPLRRPTLRNVFRRVYDAGRAFVMRAGTVILAAMILVWASLYFPNKDLNGVPYEDHLELISEKIDHAKEQGAEGEATVEKLEEEKNQLFYNWRKESYLGRVGQWMEPVFRPLGWDWKIGVAALASFPAREVVVGTLGILYKQGEVETKDQQISEVGETPLAKAIRSDWSEEPSRNKYRIATAVSLIVFFAFCCQCVSTLAVIRRETQSLLWPTFTFVYMTALAYLASMATFQIGRLIIDRSV
- a CDS encoding anti-sigma factor, which produces MMSEFNKNPTACSAFDQEWNLILDGDARELSALSKDHLESCDRCQSIQKGFAILSRLPEYQSTPRPPKRVTSAFVMTRLQRDRWIRVQRMTFGAFAVAAALAIAVYLRERPARNNDVSIKPPNTKAEDLKSALKQWETIGNDVATATLRAAETPLEIPSKLLKIKSFRASDAIPSWQPISVAFTSMGESTKESFEPLRKSAEYTVKQWWKSVSEQTN
- a CDS encoding RNA polymerase sigma factor; amino-acid sequence: MQSEETLVAACLRKESQAFTDFIQRFHDDVFRLCFRMLGNRSDAEDIYQESFLRIFRYLHRWDSSRPLKPWILQVTANRCRTWLSSRRKSTVQLESDSELADRKTGEESNEMAREISRAVKLLREDYRQVFILYHEEALDYLSISEAIGKPVGTIKTWLHRARLEVLETLRSRGMLEISQNDVRI